One genomic segment of Devosia sp. includes these proteins:
- a CDS encoding nucleoside hydrolase, with amino-acid sequence MSRKIIIDTDPGQDDAVAILLALASPEELDVLGIVAVAGNVGLHHNANNALKIVELSGRTDVPVYAGYSRPMRRHLVTAEHVHGDTGLNGPDLPEPTIKLQSQHGVDYIIDTIMQAEPGTITLCTLGPLTNIAMALVKEPAIAERIEEIVMMGGACFEGGNITPCAEFNIYVDPEAADVVMRCGAPITILPLDVTHMIQSTPPRLDAIKALASKTGDAVHAMLTFSETFDLNKYGWDGAPLHDPTVIAYLLKPDLFEWRHCNVTVETASELTVGMTVVDYWHVTGRAYNANYVRSGDADGFYTLLTERLARLP; translated from the coding sequence ATGTCCCGCAAGATCATCATCGACACAGACCCAGGCCAGGACGATGCCGTTGCCATTCTTCTGGCCCTCGCCTCGCCGGAGGAGCTGGATGTCCTGGGGATCGTGGCCGTGGCCGGCAATGTCGGTCTTCACCACAATGCCAACAATGCGCTCAAGATCGTCGAATTGTCCGGTCGCACCGATGTGCCGGTCTATGCGGGTTATTCGCGGCCCATGCGCCGCCACCTCGTTACGGCCGAGCACGTCCATGGCGATACCGGCCTCAATGGCCCCGATCTTCCCGAGCCAACGATCAAGCTCCAGAGCCAGCATGGCGTCGACTACATCATCGACACCATCATGCAGGCGGAGCCCGGGACCATTACCCTCTGTACCCTCGGCCCGCTCACCAACATCGCAATGGCCCTCGTCAAGGAACCGGCCATCGCCGAGCGCATCGAAGAAATTGTCATGATGGGCGGGGCCTGTTTCGAAGGCGGCAACATTACGCCCTGCGCCGAGTTCAACATCTATGTCGACCCCGAAGCCGCCGATGTCGTCATGCGGTGCGGCGCCCCCATCACCATCCTGCCGCTGGATGTGACGCACATGATCCAGTCGACACCGCCGCGCCTGGATGCCATCAAGGCCCTGGCCAGCAAGACCGGCGATGCCGTCCATGCCATGCTGACCTTCTCCGAAACCTTCGATCTCAACAAATATGGCTGGGACGGTGCGCCGCTCCATGACCCCACTGTCATCGCCTATCTGCTGAAGCCCGATTTGTTCGAATGGCGCCACTGCAATGTCACCGTCGAAACCGCCAGCGAGCTGACCGTCGGCATGACCGTGGTCGATTACTGGCACGTCACCGGCCGGGCCTACAATGCCAACTACGTCCGCTCCGGCGACGCCGACGGCTTCTACACCCTCCTCACCGAACGCCTGGCACGCCTGCCCTGA
- a CDS encoding ABC-F family ATP-binding cassette domain-containing protein, with translation MPASVTISRLSYSGPDGRPLFSNLDLSFGTGRTGLVGRNGVGKTTLLRLVAGELAPAAGTISIAGRLGILRQQVRPQDGETIADLFGARPGLDLLAKCMRGDAGADEIAEADWTLEARLETALAALALEVGPDTELATLSGGQRTRAALAALIFDAPDLILLDEPTNNLDGDGRAAVAELLAQWKGAAVVISHDRVLLENMDAICELTGLGATSYGGNWSFYRERKAQELAAVQHDLDVAERQVRDAARAAQDARERQDKRNAAGARKGAKGGAPKILLGGMKRRAEATTGGLNRLSQKQAAAAEGQAIEARARVEVLTPFSITLPPSGLHAGKLVLRAQGLTGGHDAERPVIRNFSLDIVGPERVAITGPNGVGKTTLLNLLTGVLKPGAGHVQLGGPIAFLDQQVALLDREQTIVENFRRLNPQGSINDCRAMLAAFKFRNEAALQVVGTLSGGEMLRAGLACVLGGAAPPILIVLDEPTNHLDIEAIEVVEAGLRAYDGALLIVSHDRAFLENVGVEREVVLRADGPAIVT, from the coding sequence ATGCCTGCCTCCGTGACGATTTCGCGCCTAAGCTATTCCGGCCCTGACGGCCGCCCGCTTTTTTCTAATCTCGACCTCAGTTTCGGCACCGGCCGGACAGGACTTGTCGGCCGCAACGGCGTCGGCAAGACCACGTTGCTGCGCCTCGTTGCCGGGGAACTGGCACCCGCCGCCGGTACGATCAGTATCGCCGGTCGGCTCGGCATCCTGCGCCAGCAGGTTCGGCCGCAGGATGGGGAGACCATAGCCGATCTCTTCGGGGCGCGGCCAGGCCTTGACCTCCTGGCCAAGTGCATGCGGGGAGATGCCGGTGCCGATGAAATCGCGGAGGCCGACTGGACGCTCGAGGCCAGGCTCGAAACGGCCCTTGCAGCTTTGGCCCTCGAGGTCGGCCCCGATACAGAGTTGGCGACGCTGTCCGGTGGGCAGCGGACGCGGGCGGCACTGGCGGCGCTGATTTTCGATGCGCCGGACCTGATCCTTCTCGATGAACCCACGAATAATCTGGATGGCGACGGCCGGGCTGCCGTGGCGGAACTGCTTGCGCAATGGAAGGGCGCGGCCGTGGTCATCAGCCATGACAGGGTGCTTCTCGAAAACATGGACGCCATCTGTGAGCTGACCGGTCTCGGTGCCACGAGCTATGGCGGCAACTGGAGCTTTTACCGGGAGCGCAAGGCCCAGGAACTCGCAGCGGTCCAGCATGACCTGGATGTGGCGGAGCGGCAGGTTCGCGACGCGGCACGGGCCGCGCAGGATGCCCGCGAGCGTCAGGACAAGCGCAATGCGGCCGGGGCAAGGAAAGGGGCCAAGGGCGGGGCGCCCAAGATATTGCTGGGCGGGATGAAGCGGCGGGCCGAAGCCACGACAGGCGGGCTAAACCGATTGTCCCAGAAACAGGCGGCGGCGGCAGAGGGCCAGGCCATTGAGGCGCGGGCGCGTGTCGAGGTGCTGACCCCGTTTTCGATTACACTGCCCCCAAGTGGCCTGCACGCGGGCAAGCTCGTACTGCGGGCGCAGGGACTGACCGGCGGCCACGATGCGGAACGCCCGGTCATACGCAATTTTTCGCTCGATATCGTGGGGCCCGAACGGGTGGCGATCACCGGCCCAAATGGGGTCGGCAAGACGACGCTGCTCAATTTGCTCACCGGCGTCCTGAAACCAGGCGCCGGTCATGTTCAATTGGGCGGGCCCATCGCATTTCTGGACCAACAGGTGGCCCTGCTCGATCGGGAGCAGACCATTGTCGAGAATTTCCGCCGGCTCAATCCGCAGGGTAGCATCAACGATTGCCGCGCCATGCTGGCGGCCTTCAAGTTTCGCAACGAGGCGGCCTTGCAGGTAGTGGGAACCCTGAGCGGCGGGGAAATGCTGCGAGCCGGGCTGGCCTGCGTGCTCGGCGGCGCAGCGCCACCGATTTTGATCGTTCTCGACGAACCTACAAACCACCTCGACATCGAGGCGATCGAAGTGGTCGAGGCGGGCCTGCGGGCCTATGACGGCGCGCTGCTGATCGTCAGCCACGACCGGGCGTTTCTCGAGAATGTGGGGGTTGAGCGGGAGGTGGTGCTACGGGCGGATGGGCCTGCAATTGTGACTTGA
- a CDS encoding LysE family translocator, which produces MDLFTLLAFTIAYAIAVLVPGPGVAAVVARALGGGFKGAFPMVLGILLGDLVYFVFAVFGLAAIATWFGPVFTVVRWAGAAYLLYIAWKFWTARPGSEQMKPRNEDALKTFLAGFSLTMGNPKTIVFYLAILPTVVPLGQMTPLAFVELTAIVIVVLLLIGCGYAWLASAAREMFRSEKALGRLNKTAGAMMAGAAGLVLTQH; this is translated from the coding sequence ATGGACCTGTTCACCCTCCTTGCCTTCACCATCGCCTATGCCATCGCCGTCCTGGTCCCCGGTCCAGGCGTCGCGGCCGTCGTGGCCCGCGCCCTTGGTGGCGGCTTCAAGGGGGCTTTTCCCATGGTGCTCGGCATCCTTCTGGGTGACCTCGTCTATTTCGTATTTGCCGTGTTTGGGCTTGCCGCCATCGCCACCTGGTTCGGTCCGGTCTTTACCGTGGTCCGCTGGGCCGGCGCCGCTTACCTCCTCTATATCGCCTGGAAATTCTGGACGGCCCGCCCCGGCTCCGAGCAGATGAAGCCGCGCAATGAAGATGCGCTGAAGACCTTCCTCGCCGGCTTTTCCCTCACCATGGGCAATCCCAAGACCATCGTCTTCTATCTGGCCATCCTGCCCACCGTCGTCCCCCTCGGCCAGATGACCCCGCTGGCCTTTGTGGAACTCACAGCCATCGTGATCGTCGTGCTCCTGCTGATCGGGTGCGGCTATGCCTGGCTCGCATCGGCCGCCCGCGAAATGTTCCGTAGCGAAAAAGCACTTGGTCGTCTCAACAAGACGGCCGGCGCCATGATGGCCGGTGCCGCCGGTCTCGTCCTGACCCAGCATTAA
- a CDS encoding DUF2087 domain-containing protein: MSKRVQSLVIADLSAFAKQLREQIAARDGAPGHVEMLNMLTRAAGFRNYQHFKAVHDDRPAAEPVDLQLVEKVSRHFDADGVLLRWPARNIQQPLCLWALWSRMEPGRDYSDRENTELLNAWAGFGDHALLRRAMVDMGYVTRTPDGRTYRRIEQKPPAELSALLKRIVPARA, from the coding sequence ATGTCGAAACGTGTTCAATCCCTGGTCATCGCTGACCTTTCCGCCTTCGCCAAGCAGTTGCGTGAGCAGATCGCCGCGCGCGATGGTGCGCCCGGTCATGTTGAAATGCTCAACATGCTGACCCGCGCCGCCGGGTTTCGAAACTACCAACATTTCAAGGCCGTACACGATGACCGGCCTGCCGCCGAGCCCGTGGACCTGCAACTGGTGGAAAAGGTCAGCAGGCATTTCGATGCCGATGGCGTGCTGTTGCGCTGGCCGGCGCGGAACATCCAGCAGCCACTATGCCTCTGGGCCCTGTGGAGCCGGATGGAGCCGGGGCGTGACTATTCCGATCGTGAGAATACGGAATTGCTCAATGCCTGGGCCGGATTCGGGGATCATGCGCTGCTGCGCCGGGCCATGGTGGATATGGGTTATGTCACCCGGACGCCGGATGGACGAACCTATCGCCGCATCGAGCAGAAGCCACCGGCAGAGCTGAGCGCGCTTCTGAAAAGGATAGTGCCAGCAAGGGCTTAG
- the ytfQ gene encoding galactofuranose ABC transporter, galactofuranose-binding protein YtfQ gives MSIITKLALAAGLATALSSGALAQDISGKVIGFSQIGSESGWRAAETSVTRQQAEERGVDLKFADAQQKQENQIKAIRGFIAQGVDAILVAPVVATGWEDVLNEAKEAEIPVILLDRGIDAPEDLYLTSVASDQVLEGRVAGEWLVNEVGGEDCNVVELQGTVGSSPAINRKQGFEEGIASAANITISQSQTGDFTRSKGKEVMEAFLKSSNGGADICAVYAHNDDMAVGAIQAIKDAGLKPGEDILVVSIDAVPDIFTAIAAGEANATVELTPNMAGPAFDALAAYWADGTEPEKFIITESKLYTAADDPQGEYDRRKDLGY, from the coding sequence GTGAGCATCATTACCAAGCTTGCCCTCGCGGCAGGCCTCGCTACCGCCTTGTCTTCTGGCGCCCTGGCCCAGGACATTTCCGGCAAGGTTATCGGCTTCAGCCAGATCGGCTCGGAGTCCGGCTGGCGCGCTGCGGAAACGTCCGTCACCCGGCAGCAGGCCGAGGAACGTGGCGTCGACCTCAAGTTCGCAGACGCCCAGCAAAAGCAGGAAAATCAGATCAAGGCCATCCGTGGCTTTATCGCCCAGGGCGTTGACGCGATCCTGGTCGCCCCGGTGGTTGCCACTGGCTGGGAAGACGTTCTCAACGAAGCCAAGGAAGCCGAAATTCCGGTTATCCTGCTGGACCGCGGCATCGACGCGCCGGAAGACCTGTACCTGACTTCGGTCGCGTCCGATCAGGTTCTGGAAGGCCGTGTGGCCGGTGAGTGGCTGGTGAACGAAGTCGGCGGCGAAGACTGCAATGTCGTCGAATTGCAGGGCACCGTTGGTTCAAGCCCCGCCATCAACCGCAAGCAGGGCTTCGAGGAAGGCATTGCCTCGGCGGCCAATATCACCATTTCCCAGAGCCAGACCGGTGACTTCACCCGCTCCAAGGGCAAGGAAGTGATGGAAGCCTTCCTCAAGTCGTCCAATGGCGGTGCCGATATCTGCGCCGTCTATGCCCACAATGACGACATGGCCGTTGGCGCCATCCAGGCGATCAAGGATGCCGGCCTCAAGCCCGGCGAAGATATCCTGGTTGTCTCCATCGACGCTGTGCCCGACATCTTCACCGCCATTGCCGCAGGCGAAGCCAATGCCACTGTCGAGTTGACCCCGAACATGGCCGGTCCGGCCTTCGATGCTCTCGCTGCCTACTGGGCCGACGGCACCGAGCCGGAAAAGTTCATCATCACCGAGTCCAAGCTCTACACGGCAGCCGACGATCCGCAGGGCGAATATGATCGCCGCAAGGACCTCGGCTACTAA
- a CDS encoding sugar ABC transporter ATP-binding protein, with translation MTEAAFALEARGIVKIFGNHVALDAVDFGLRAGEVHALLGENGAGKSTLIKILTGAYQPEDGAVLVDGTAVHLDNPQQAQTHGIGTVYQEVNLLPNRSVAENLFLGHQPTRFGLVDRRRMERQSRDILKRYGLDIDPASELGGHSVAVQQIIAIARAVELSGKVLILDEPTASLDRNEVERLFEIMRDLKSQGLAIVFITHFLDQVFAISDRVTVLRNGKLVETRALDDVTRTDVVRLMLGKDVAFSGATALEDARPQGEVLLDFAEFGRKRSVHPFSLTIHKGEVVGVAGLLGSGRTEMARIMFGADAADQGELRVQGKPASVSRPSDAIALGFGFCPEDRKAEGIFGDLSVRENIVIALQGKLGWFSALNRDEQMEIAGRFGESMDIRAASLDMPIKLLSGGNQQKVILSRWLATDPAFLILDEPTRGIDVGAHAEIVRTINRLRDEGLALVVISSELDEVVAYSSRIVVMRDREMVAELSGENINPGVIVQAIANHREGPTP, from the coding sequence ATGACAGAGGCAGCTTTCGCGCTCGAAGCGCGCGGTATCGTCAAGATATTCGGCAACCATGTCGCGCTCGATGCTGTCGACTTTGGTCTGCGGGCCGGTGAAGTCCATGCGCTGCTCGGCGAAAACGGCGCCGGAAAGTCGACGCTCATCAAGATCCTGACCGGCGCCTATCAGCCCGAGGACGGCGCGGTGCTGGTGGACGGTACTGCTGTTCATCTCGACAATCCGCAGCAGGCCCAGACCCATGGCATCGGCACGGTCTATCAGGAAGTAAACCTGCTGCCGAACCGGTCTGTCGCCGAAAATCTCTTTCTCGGACATCAGCCGACCCGCTTCGGTCTTGTCGACCGCAGGCGCATGGAGCGGCAGTCACGCGACATCCTCAAGCGCTATGGGCTGGACATCGATCCGGCCAGCGAACTGGGCGGACATTCGGTCGCCGTGCAACAGATCATCGCCATTGCCCGGGCCGTCGAACTTTCCGGCAAAGTGCTCATCCTCGATGAACCCACCGCCAGTCTCGATCGCAATGAGGTAGAACGCCTGTTCGAAATCATGCGTGATCTCAAGAGCCAGGGCCTGGCCATCGTCTTCATCACCCATTTTCTCGACCAGGTTTTTGCCATCTCAGACCGCGTCACCGTCTTGCGCAACGGCAAACTGGTCGAAACGCGCGCCCTCGACGACGTCACGCGAACCGACGTGGTGCGCCTGATGCTGGGCAAGGATGTCGCCTTTTCCGGCGCCACGGCCCTTGAGGATGCGCGCCCCCAGGGCGAAGTCCTGCTCGACTTCGCCGAATTCGGCCGCAAGCGCAGCGTGCACCCGTTCAGCCTCACCATTCACAAGGGCGAGGTTGTCGGCGTGGCCGGCCTGCTCGGATCTGGGCGCACGGAAATGGCGCGGATCATGTTCGGCGCCGATGCCGCCGATCAAGGCGAACTGCGCGTTCAGGGCAAACCGGCCTCGGTCTCCCGGCCGAGCGACGCCATTGCGCTTGGCTTTGGATTCTGCCCCGAGGACCGCAAGGCCGAAGGCATATTTGGAGACCTCTCGGTCCGCGAAAACATCGTGATTGCGCTACAGGGCAAGCTGGGCTGGTTCAGCGCCCTCAATCGCGATGAACAGATGGAAATCGCCGGCCGCTTCGGCGAATCCATGGACATACGCGCCGCCTCACTCGACATGCCGATCAAGCTTCTGTCTGGCGGCAACCAGCAAAAGGTCATCCTGTCCCGCTGGCTGGCTACCGACCCCGCATTCCTCATTCTCGACGAACCCACGCGCGGCATCGATGTCGGCGCCCATGCCGAAATCGTGCGGACCATCAATCGGCTGCGCGACGAGGGCCTGGCGCTGGTCGTCATTTCTTCGGAACTGGATGAAGTCGTCGCCTACTCGTCCCGTATCGTCGTTATGCGCGATCGCGAAATGGTGGCCGAACTCAGTGGCGAGAACATCAATCCCGGCGTCATCGTGCAGGCGATAGCCAATCACCGCGAGGGCCCCACGCCATGA
- a CDS encoding ABC transporter permease encodes MTRRFLSKLANPQLLALVGILLINWLIFPPFFRITWQDGRLFGSLIDVLNRGAPVAILAIGMAGVIATKGVDLSVGAVMAMAGAVAATMVVAGYPAPIAVATALAVGLACGLWNGFLVAVLDIQPIVATLVLMVAGRGIAQLTTEGFIVTFTDPLLIYIGTGSFLGLPMAAVITIVLLIVVTLIVRKTALGLFIEAVGVNRAAASLAGIHSRMLIMLVYALSGLCAAIAGLIVAGDIRGADANNAGLWLELDAILAVVIGGTSLLGGRFSIPMAVLGAIIIQAMNTGILVSGFPPEFNLIVKAGLIVLVLVIQSPLATRMVPKRGPALVRGASK; translated from the coding sequence ATGACCCGCCGCTTCCTGAGCAAGCTCGCCAACCCGCAATTGCTGGCGCTGGTTGGCATCCTCTTGATCAACTGGCTGATCTTCCCGCCGTTCTTCCGCATCACCTGGCAGGACGGGCGCCTGTTCGGCAGCCTCATCGACGTGCTCAACCGCGGGGCGCCCGTTGCTATCCTGGCCATCGGCATGGCCGGCGTCATTGCCACCAAGGGGGTCGATCTGTCCGTCGGTGCGGTGATGGCCATGGCCGGTGCCGTCGCCGCCACCATGGTCGTGGCCGGTTACCCTGCCCCCATTGCCGTCGCTACCGCCCTGGCAGTCGGCCTCGCCTGCGGGCTCTGGAACGGATTTCTCGTTGCCGTGCTCGATATCCAGCCCATCGTGGCAACCCTGGTTCTGATGGTCGCCGGCCGCGGCATTGCGCAGCTGACCACCGAAGGTTTTATCGTGACCTTCACCGATCCGCTCCTGATCTATATCGGGACCGGCTCGTTCCTTGGGCTGCCCATGGCGGCGGTCATCACCATAGTCCTGTTGATCGTCGTGACGCTCATCGTGCGAAAAACGGCACTCGGACTGTTCATCGAGGCCGTCGGCGTTAATCGGGCCGCGGCCAGCCTGGCCGGGATCCACAGCCGCATGCTGATCATGCTGGTTTATGCGCTCTCCGGCCTCTGCGCCGCCATTGCCGGACTGATCGTTGCCGGCGACATTCGTGGAGCCGACGCGAACAATGCGGGGCTATGGCTCGAACTGGATGCCATCCTCGCCGTGGTCATCGGCGGAACGTCCCTGCTCGGCGGCCGCTTCTCGATTCCCATGGCCGTTCTGGGCGCCATCATCATCCAGGCCATGAACACCGGCATCCTGGTGTCCGGCTTCCCGCCTGAGTTCAACCTGATCGTCAAGGCCGGGCTGATTGTCCTTGTGCTTGTCATCCAGTCACCACTGGCCACCAGGATGGTGCCCAAGAGAGGCCCGGCGCTGGTCCGGGGGGCAAGCAAATGA
- the yjfF gene encoding galactofuranose ABC transporter, permease protein YjfF — protein sequence MNRSIRPLLATAIIFAIAYALAVMQFPNMFSTRVLGNFLTDNAFLGIAAVGMTFVILSGGIDLSVGAVIGFTGVLVAVLIGWAGLHPLLAFVIALSAGAAFGASMGLAIHYLQVPAFIVTLAGMFLARGGASVITRDSVPIKHEFYDWISDLLIRLPGGGRLSFIGLLMVAVFLIGALVAHRTRFGSYVYALGGNETSASLMGVPVARTTVAVYMVSSTLAALSGIVFSLYTSAGYPLAAVGVELDAISAVVIGGTLLTGGYGFVLGTFIGVMLLGLVQTYIIFDGTLSSWWTKIVIGVLLFLFIVLQRLIFAASSPGEKA from the coding sequence ATGAACCGCAGCATCAGACCCCTTCTGGCGACAGCGATTATCTTCGCCATCGCCTATGCCCTGGCCGTCATGCAGTTTCCCAACATGTTCTCCACCCGGGTGCTGGGCAACTTCCTGACCGACAACGCTTTTCTTGGCATTGCGGCGGTCGGCATGACCTTTGTGATCCTCTCCGGCGGCATCGACCTGTCTGTTGGTGCAGTGATCGGGTTCACCGGGGTCCTCGTGGCCGTCTTGATCGGCTGGGCCGGGCTGCACCCCTTGCTCGCCTTTGTCATTGCCCTGTCCGCGGGCGCCGCCTTTGGCGCCAGCATGGGCCTAGCCATTCACTACCTGCAGGTGCCCGCCTTCATTGTCACGCTGGCCGGAATGTTCCTGGCCCGCGGCGGCGCGTCTGTCATCACCCGGGATTCCGTCCCGATCAAACACGAGTTCTACGACTGGATTTCCGATCTCTTGATCCGGCTTCCGGGCGGCGGGCGGCTCAGCTTCATCGGGCTGCTGATGGTCGCGGTCTTCCTGATCGGTGCCCTTGTCGCCCACCGCACCCGCTTTGGGTCCTACGTCTATGCGCTTGGCGGCAATGAAACTTCCGCCTCGCTGATGGGTGTGCCCGTGGCGCGCACCACCGTGGCGGTGTACATGGTATCGAGCACCCTCGCCGCCTTGTCGGGAATCGTATTTTCCCTCTACACTTCAGCCGGCTATCCGCTGGCAGCCGTGGGGGTGGAACTGGACGCGATCAGCGCCGTCGTAATCGGGGGCACGCTGCTCACCGGCGGCTACGGCTTCGTGCTCGGCACCTTTATCGGGGTCATGCTGCTGGGGTTGGTTCAGACCTACATCATCTTCGACGGAACACTGTCGAGTTGGTGGACTAAGATCGTGATTGGTGTCCTGTTGTTCCTGTTCATTGTCCTGCAACGGCTGATTTTCGCGGCCTCTTCACCGGGCGAAAAGGCCTAG
- a CDS encoding GntR family transcriptional regulator — protein sequence MIETGSLIRSLTGRRAARNFHTFVINEIGQAIVTGTFPVGSVLASDAVMMEQYGVSRTVLREALKTLEAKGLVEARPKVGTRVSPRLRWNFFDPQVLAWHFDAAPDPAFYDSLFRIRDLLEPPIVELAARHRNAEQVRLLKYWCHQMETADDSIEQFGLACLEVHTIIADSGHDMLLRSVLGVVELTLALALTRSVTLAAADYREKAATLFVSLTAALEAGDAANAARLYQATRQLDRAQVY from the coding sequence ATGATAGAGACCGGCAGCCTCATCCGCTCGTTGACGGGCAGGCGCGCGGCGCGCAATTTCCATACCTTCGTCATCAACGAGATCGGCCAGGCCATCGTCACCGGTACCTTCCCCGTCGGCTCGGTATTGGCCAGCGACGCCGTGATGATGGAGCAATATGGCGTATCGCGCACCGTGCTGCGCGAGGCCCTCAAGACGCTGGAGGCCAAGGGTCTGGTCGAGGCCCGCCCGAAAGTGGGCACCCGGGTTTCTCCAAGGTTGCGCTGGAATTTCTTCGACCCGCAGGTGCTGGCCTGGCACTTCGACGCCGCACCGGACCCGGCTTTCTATGACAGCCTGTTCCGCATCCGTGACCTGCTCGAACCCCCGATCGTGGAACTTGCCGCGCGGCATCGCAATGCCGAGCAGGTGCGCCTCCTCAAATACTGGTGCCACCAGATGGAGACGGCAGATGACAGCATCGAACAGTTCGGTCTGGCGTGCCTGGAGGTTCACACCATCATCGCCGATAGCGGTCACGACATGCTTCTTCGCTCCGTTCTCGGCGTCGTTGAACTGACCCTCGCCCTGGCCTTGACGCGCTCCGTCACGCTGGCAGCAGCAGACTATCGCGAAAAGGCGGCTACCCTGTTCGTGTCACTCACCGCGGCGCTGGAAGCCGGGGATGCTGCCAATGCAGCGCGGCTGTACCAAGCAACGCGGCAGCTCGATCGCGCACAGGTCTATTGA
- a CDS encoding helix-turn-helix domain-containing protein: protein MSRNFLVVDPEENIDVLKGLASTIRVSILKLLHVEGPLNGNDIAARLDLPQSTVSTNIQILEKAGLIRTETQKARKGNQKICHSTFDEIMVMFKDDIEPSRANTIEVAMPLGLYTSCEVSAPCGLCSTDGIIGLLDVPNTFLDPDRMKAGLIWFTRGYLEYQFPNNAKLAQHTIEAMEFSMELSSEVPGTSADWPSDITLSVNGTEIGTWMSTGDYGDKRGVYTPDWWKLKGSQYGKLKGWRITQDGTYVDGMKISPVSLSDLDLSNHHSIRLRIAVKPDAKHPGGINIFGRGFGNYDQDIILRLQTAP, encoded by the coding sequence ATGAGCCGCAACTTTCTTGTCGTCGACCCCGAAGAGAACATCGACGTTCTCAAGGGCCTCGCCTCCACTATTCGCGTGAGCATCCTCAAGCTCCTGCATGTAGAGGGACCGCTGAACGGCAACGACATCGCCGCGCGTCTGGACCTGCCGCAGTCGACAGTGTCGACCAATATTCAAATTCTCGAGAAAGCAGGCCTGATCCGCACGGAAACCCAGAAGGCGCGCAAGGGCAATCAGAAGATTTGCCATTCGACCTTCGACGAGATCATGGTGATGTTCAAGGACGACATAGAGCCGTCGCGGGCCAATACGATCGAAGTGGCCATGCCGTTGGGCCTTTACACCAGTTGCGAAGTGTCCGCGCCCTGCGGGCTCTGCTCGACGGACGGCATTATCGGATTGCTGGACGTGCCCAATACCTTTTTGGACCCCGACCGCATGAAGGCCGGGCTGATCTGGTTCACCCGCGGGTATCTCGAATATCAGTTCCCCAACAATGCCAAGCTGGCCCAGCACACCATCGAAGCCATGGAATTTTCAATGGAGCTGAGTTCGGAAGTGCCCGGCACGTCGGCGGACTGGCCCAGCGACATCACCCTTTCCGTCAACGGCACCGAAATCGGCACCTGGATGTCGACCGGCGACTATGGCGACAAGCGCGGCGTCTATACCCCGGATTGGTGGAAGCTCAAGGGCAGCCAATATGGCAAGCTCAAAGGCTGGCGCATCACCCAGGACGGCACCTATGTCGACGGGATGAAGATCTCGCCGGTGTCGCTGAGCGATCTGGACCTGTCCAATCACCATTCGATCCGCCTGCGCATCGCGGTCAAGCCCGACGCCAAACATCCAGGCGGCATCAATATCTTCGGGCGCGGCTTCGGCAACTATGACCAGGACATCATCCTGCGCCTGCAGACGGCCCCGTAG